A single region of the Triticum dicoccoides isolate Atlit2015 ecotype Zavitan chromosome 2B, WEW_v2.0, whole genome shotgun sequence genome encodes:
- the LOC119366544 gene encoding peroxidase 12-like, whose translation MASRTAAATVVVLALVCAVQSSLSVAAATGGLSPDFHAATCPALEHIVADHVWKAFKNDSGVAPALIRILFHDCFPQGCDASVLIEGPGTEQDEIPNRTLRRVALDLIERIRATVHTECKATVSCADITILATRASLIMAGGPRFDVTLGRRDSFFPASKDQVGLLPAPFHPVDTLIKSFGDRGLNVEDLVSLSGAHTFGVAHCPAFHDRFKDGFDTNPAIDRRFATMLRNKCAKDTPEGTLKQNLDVRTPDVFDNKYYFDLIARQGLFKSDQGLMNHTATQRMATRFSLNQDAFFQQFSKSMAKMVNMDLLTGDKGEIRARCAVRGTPPRIESAVTNDDEGIAADM comes from the exons ATGGCGTCCAGAACAGCAGCGGCGACCGTGGTGGTCCTGGCCTTGGTCTGTGCCGTGCAGTCGTCACTCTCCGTGGCGGCGGCCACCGGGGGTCTGTCCCCTGACTTCCACGCGGCGACATGCCCGGCGCTGGAGCACATCGTGGCGGACCACGTGTGGAAGGCCTTCAAGAACGACTCCGGCGTGGCGCCGGCCCTCATCCGCATCCTCTTCCATGACTGCTTCCCGCAG GGCTGCGACGCGTCAGTGCTCATCGAGGGCCCCGGCACCGAGCAGGATGAGATCCCCAACAGGACGCTCCGCAGAGTGGCGCTGGACCTCATTGAGCGCATCCGGGCCACCGTGCACACCGAATGCAAGGCCACGGTGTCCTGCGCCGACATCACCATCCTCGCCACCCGCGCCTCCCTCATCATGGCCGGCGGGCCCCGCTTTGACGTCACCCTCGGCCGCCGTGACTCCTTCTTCCCGGCGTCCAAGGACCAGGTCGGCCTGCTGCCGGCGCCCTTCCACCCCGTGGACACCCTCATCAAGTCCTTCGGCGACCGCGGCCTCAATGTGGAGGACCTGGTGTCTCTCTCCGGCGCGCACACCTTCGGCGTCGCCCACTGCCCGGCCTTCCATGACCGGTTCAAGGATGGCTTCGACACGAACCCGGCCATCGACCGCAGGTTCGCCACGATGCTGCGGAACAAGTGCGCCAAGGACACCCCCGAAGGCACCCTGAAGCAAAATCTCGACGTGCGCACGCCCGACGTTTTCGACAACAAGTACTACTTCGACCTGATCGCGAGGCAGGGGCTGTTCAAGTCCGACCAGGGGCTGATGAACCACACGGCCACCCAGCGCATGGCCACCCGTTTctccctcaaccaggacgccttttTCCAGCAGTTCTCCAAGTCCATGGCCAAGATGGTCAACATGGACCTGCTCACGGGCGACAAGGGCGAGATCCGGGCCAGATGCGCCGTCCGCGGCACTCCTCCCCGCATCGAGTCCGCCGTCACCAACGACGACGAGGGGATCGCCGCCGACATGTAA